Genomic segment of Catharus ustulatus isolate bCatUst1 chromosome 3, bCatUst1.pri.v2, whole genome shotgun sequence:
TGAACCCCAAGGAGCTCTATGAGCTGAACTTGGAAGGGTTCTGTGAGGGTGCTGCTGAAGAGAGCCTCCAGACTGCTCCCTGCGTTCGCCAGCTCTTTCACCGCCTCTTTGTTGCTGATGTCTTCAGCGAACTTAAGGCTCTCCCTGTCACAGGCACTCTTGTCCTGGTCCAGGGACACCGTGACTGTGGTGTTGAGTGGTTCCGGCCCAAGCTCAACTACCAAGTGCCGACCCGAGGGAGGAAGCTGACTGTTAAGTTGTCCTGTCATGGAGACCTCCATGTTAGTGCCTCACCTCCACAGCACACCACATCTGATTGGGAGGACTATGTTTGGTTCCAAGCACCAGTGACCCTCAAAGGCATTAGTGAATGAATGGCTTCCCTGGAAATTTAGTTGGAATATTGATTACCTACTTTATTTAGGTCTTAATTTTAGCAAATGCAACCATGTATTTTTGAACCATGTctgtataattatttttttcttcatggtgTCTACTGACTTCCTGTAGCTTGCTGTGCTCATCTATTGTGCTTATTTCCTGAGATGTTGAAGGCAAATCCACTTTAAGACACAGATGCACACAGGTCcagtgattttttgttttttttttagggacCTGATCTGTGACatgaatgaattaattttttgtgaGTAAAACTCTCCGCTTTGTGCTTGCTGAACTGGAAAATACTGGTCACGTGCAATCTCCACCTCAGTTTCAATATGGTCGTTTTCTGACCCTGCCTTTGCCAGGCTACACATAGGCTACATTTGGTGAGTTACTTCCTGTGAAATAACTCTGGGAGGAAAACCATCTGCACTCCTTAAGAGGCTCCCCCTAAAAAGAAACCCAGAGGGCAAAactggagcaggacacagcGGTAATATTGTTGCAGAAGAGAGATTTATTTCCAGCTAGTAAAGAATGGGGCAGGATGAAGGCAGTTCCTCTGCAAAGGGCTGGAGCCGCCAGGGCTGCCGTGGAGCTGGgtggagcagtgcccaggggccCCCTGGCAACCCTGCATGCAACAGGCACAGCTGCCATGGTGTGTGCCCCACTTGAGTACTCAAGTGTTTGCCCatgtatttgaaaaaattaCCCTTCCCCATGACTCACTTTCTGTTCTGTAACCTTCCAAAGTATGACTTTTCAGCAAGTGAAAAATCTTGTAGCTAGTGCTATCTGGGAGATTGAGAGAGACAGGCGCAGGGGAGGCCTGACAGCCCTGACAATTGGTTAGATACAAGATTAAAAGTAACTCCCTTCAGAGAAAGTCAGAAGGGCTGCCCTAATAATGGAAGATTGCTCTCACTTGAGGAAGAAAGTTAGACTTGCATGTTTCTGAAATGCATAGAAGTCGGGAATGTGATCAAGTTGAGCACTAGCCTTACCTGCCAAATTCCTTTTCTTAATCAGATGATGTCACTTAGAATCAGAACTTGAGCCTGTTCTTCTGGGCTGGTGTCtactgcagagcaggacagggagagaaggcctgggagcagtgtGTTAGAGCTAGGTACGTGCTGCTGGAGTTGTCTTTAGCCAGCTGGGCAATTATCTGTGCTGTAATGAGCTTTCAGTAGCTTCAAATAACTCCATCCCATTTGAAGAGAAACGTGAACCTGCTAGTAGTGAGGCTACTTGCTGTTATGAGTCAAAAAATGCTCGGTGAGTTGGTAAAACTCCTTTTTTGAAAATTGAAGTAACTGTCTATACTTGGTGCGTATTTTAACTTTGACCTTTTGGGATGGAACGAGATGATAGACATAGTAGGAActtaatttgatatttttgagCAGGGAGAACACTAGAGTGCTCTCTCTGCTCTATTATCCATTACTATCTGTTTACAATTGCAGTAGCTGCATCTTAAACTAGTTCTAGGAGAAAAACCTAGACTGAAGAAAGGTGCCTTATGTGCAGCTGCACActgaaatcccactgaaatcccaGGTCTCCTGAAGGAAATATAATTTGAATGTAGGAGTATTTGTGCTCAGGAGATCAAAACCCTTTACGCTTCCACCATAGCTGCTTGTATGTATTTAACACATATTTAAGATGCCTACGtgtttaaatggatttttaaatagaagTCTTGACCATTTCCTTTCACCTCTCTTCCTCACATGAGTGCGGTGTTACTGCTGTGAGCTGTTTACATATTCTATTATACTTGAACTATGAATGCAGAAATTATATGgtgctggaaaagaaagaacacaaGATGCCTTTTGGATAttatttgtttggttgttttttgctTATGTAAGTAGATAGAGCATGACATTAAAAATCAGTGGcataattattataaaaataaaatgctggttTCTATATGTGATTATTTTGAGGGATTAAACAAATCCAATCAAAGGTCTGCTCCTGGTAGAACAACTTGCTTCCGTTCTATGCCTGTATTTCAGTTGTAGGCTCACAGCTGTTCCACTTTTTGCACAAACTGCATGATGTCTTGTGCCAGAAGCTTTGGTTCCTCAAAGGCAGCAAAATGCCCTCCACGTGGCATGTAAGAGTAAGTGATGATGTTCTTGTAGACATCCTTTGCCCAGACACGTGGTACGTGTGCAATCTCCTGAGGAAAAGCTGCAATCCCTGTGGGAACATATACGCCAACCCTAGAAGACATAAGTTAATTGCAATGATGAGACAAGTCCTGGGGAGGGCTATTTATAAAAACTTCTGTCTCTGGTGACACATTCAGCTGGAGACATTTCCCCACTTTGTGCAGTGCACTTCATGGTGTGCACTCTGCTGAGGAGCTTCATTTCTGCTTAGGTATGATTGAGTTTAAGAAGATGCAACCTGTAGAGGTGTAAAGTAGAGCCGACTTTGCAAGAGGTTAATCTATAAATGTTTCTCATCTTTGAGTTTAACTGTGGTAAGCTGCAGTGTTGT
This window contains:
- the LOC116994804 gene encoding MAD2L1-binding protein; translated protein: MRSQGDRSVLGSPAVAVAFPGAVCRGSGYRFACELLKHVLHQRNQLPLPYEQLAYFCRQAAQDGDGIGKPHSLGLASRKCQQLLRELEGLFQHLEVMFSLTLVPRILFLLGGNIMNPKELYELNLEGFCEGAAEESLQTAPCVRQLFHRLFVADVFSELKALPVTGTLVLVQGHRDCGVEWFRPKLNYQVPTRGRKLTVKLSCHGDLHVSASPPQHTTSDWEDYVWFQAPVTLKGISE